The following proteins come from a genomic window of Syntrophorhabdales bacterium:
- a CDS encoding pentapeptide repeat-containing protein codes for MKRTTMMIAICIVALTFLFAMSVASHAFNEASLENLKSAGQCPGCDLSYAPLSESNLSGANLAGANLSAANLTNANLSSANLTNANLSGAILGGADLSYATIAGANLSGAIWLDGVKRCLYGSIGTCVLPQED; via the coding sequence ATGAAGCGGACGACCATGATGATCGCTATCTGCATTGTTGCTCTAACATTTTTATTTGCCATGTCTGTTGCGTCACATGCTTTTAATGAGGCAAGCCTGGAGAATCTCAAGTCTGCAGGGCAGTGCCCCGGGTGTGATCTGAGCTACGCTCCGTTGTCTGAATCGAACCTGTCCGGCGCCAACCTCGCGGGTGCCAATCTTTCCGCTGCCAACCTCACGAATGCGAACCTTTCCAGTGCCAACCTCACGAATGCGAACCTATCCGGAGCCATCCTAGGGGGTGCAGACCTCTCCTATGCCACTATTGCGGGCGCCAATCTGTCGGGCGCCATCTGGCTGGACGGGGTCAAACGCTGCTTGTACGGGTCGATCGGTACCTGTGTTCTGCCTCAAGAGGATTAG
- a CDS encoding SHOCT domain-containing protein, which translates to MSFARMSALGLLLVFAVSISACCGGGTTKVEPAPVNVSATPTLGQQLESLEAAYKKGAISKEEYETAKKNLIDQGAQNK; encoded by the coding sequence ATGAGTTTTGCCAGGATGTCTGCACTGGGTTTGTTGCTTGTCTTTGCGGTGAGTATTTCTGCGTGCTGCGGTGGTGGCACGACAAAAGTCGAGCCAGCACCGGTGAACGTATCCGCGACGCCGACGCTGGGTCAACAGCTGGAGAGCCTCGAAGCGGCGTACAAGAAAGGCGCTATCTCCAAAGAAGAGTACGAGACAGCAAAAAAGAATCTCATAGACCAGGGTGCGCAAAACAAGTAG
- a CDS encoding flavodoxin domain-containing protein has product MKNVMVAYYSRTGMTQTMADGIAEGVRISGHNAEVKKISDIKDEKDLNGFDAYIFGCPTYHRDMTQNFKTFLFMAQKAELNGKVGGAFGSHTHSGDAAKAIFETMEFVFKMNMTNLGSFLLKEEVVDTTQGRRACQDYGKAIGEMLGS; this is encoded by the coding sequence ATGAAAAACGTGATGGTAGCTTATTACAGCAGAACCGGGATGACGCAGACCATGGCGGATGGTATTGCGGAAGGGGTGCGCATCAGCGGACACAATGCGGAGGTGAAGAAGATCTCTGACATAAAGGATGAAAAAGATCTGAACGGCTTTGACGCATATATTTTCGGGTGTCCTACGTACCATCGAGATATGACCCAGAATTTTAAAACGTTTCTTTTCATGGCCCAAAAGGCAGAGCTTAACGGAAAGGTAGGAGGGGCTTTCGGCTCCCACACCCACAGCGGAGATGCTGCCAAGGCAATATTCGAAACCATGGAGTTCGTCTTTAAGATGAACATGACCAATCTCGGCTCCTTCCTCCTCAAGGAGGAGGTGGTCGACACGACGCAAGGAAGGCGCGCGTGCCAGGATTACGGGAAAGCCATCGGTGAGATGCTGGGATCCTGA
- a CDS encoding universal stress protein: protein MDDVKRILVVSRDTTECKKAVHMGVSLAKKYGAELSVVHVFHNVFGLKGGVLYIPHLADLEQTYKNMVKEVKQDIDRIIAEEKAAGMKIKEMVKDGDPAEVIIRTIQEEKADLMIMARHEEGRIEHILYYRGIDEVTRKMPCSILLVKAEPFSEA from the coding sequence ATGGATGATGTCAAGCGGATTCTTGTTGTGAGCAGGGATACGACTGAGTGCAAGAAGGCGGTCCACATGGGGGTGTCATTGGCGAAGAAATACGGTGCGGAGCTCAGTGTTGTCCATGTGTTTCACAACGTGTTCGGACTGAAGGGCGGGGTCTTGTACATACCCCATCTGGCAGATCTGGAACAAACATATAAAAACATGGTGAAGGAAGTGAAGCAGGACATCGACCGTATCATAGCGGAAGAGAAAGCAGCAGGTATGAAGATCAAAGAAATGGTGAAGGACGGTGATCCTGCCGAGGTAATCATCCGCACCATCCAGGAAGAAAAAGCAGATTTGATGATCATGGCCCGGCACGAAGAAGGGCGTATCGAGCATATTCTGTACTACAGAGGCATCGACGAGGTCACAAGGAAGATGCCTTGTTCCATCCTGTTGGTCAAGGCCGAGCCATTCTCAGAGGCGTGA
- the yidD gene encoding membrane protein insertion efficiency factor YidD, which translates to MRGRLACIVILGTLFLSGSIVPVCASGFMMKGPPATESRAEVGEDLETSSVRIALLGLIEFYQSRISSQGGPDRCGFRPSCSHYGYEAIQEQGPVLGIIMIGDRQTRCNVFKKPGPDYPLLPNGKLFDPVSSNLLFEK; encoded by the coding sequence ATGCGCGGCCGCCTCGCTTGCATAGTGATCCTCGGAACGCTTTTCCTTTCCGGCTCGATCGTTCCTGTATGTGCATCAGGCTTCATGATGAAGGGACCGCCGGCGACTGAGTCGCGTGCTGAGGTCGGCGAGGATTTGGAGACTTCCAGCGTTCGCATTGCGCTGCTCGGTCTCATAGAGTTTTATCAATCCAGAATCTCATCTCAAGGCGGACCCGACAGGTGCGGTTTTCGTCCCAGCTGCTCTCATTACGGGTACGAAGCTATACAAGAGCAGGGGCCGGTGCTGGGGATCATAATGATTGGCGATCGCCAGACACGCTGCAACGTCTTCAAAAAGCCCGGGCCGGATTATCCGTTGCTTCCGAACGGAAAACTCTTTGATCCAGTCTCCAGCAATCTCCTTTTCGAAAAATGA